In Sphingobacterium zeae, one genomic interval encodes:
- a CDS encoding DUF1702 family protein gives MKEKLKIIRKSLFALPLKDANFSTRKFAIGEQGQDRLELVAKVVVAGYNLALETGYNPDLLIHQSMISRELQGFFTEGIGMGLYTLDLLSPLRSNSFWRFVESEGANHRYMSYIGAGIACGVFNHRPIETFRLRASPTSGLLILNGIGFYYAYFKPQKGIERQFIPKDLTFDDFYIECYDNGMGRAFWFVNGGNPDLIANMIFEFSPERQGSIWAGVGLAATYAGGVDKNKIEKLIALAGKHAPRLGEGSVLATHTRDVAGNKHELDLTERLLTGKSAAECQEFACNANQKLNNQSTINGKHSLQVFLEEIREWVALNQAAIIS, from the coding sequence ATGAAGGAAAAACTAAAAATAATTCGGAAGTCACTCTTTGCTCTTCCGTTAAAGGATGCAAATTTTTCAACTAGAAAGTTTGCTATTGGTGAGCAGGGTCAAGATAGGTTAGAACTCGTAGCAAAAGTGGTTGTAGCAGGCTACAATTTAGCGTTGGAAACGGGCTATAATCCAGATCTCTTGATCCACCAAAGCATGATCAGTAGGGAACTACAAGGTTTTTTTACTGAAGGAATCGGTATGGGGTTATATACGTTGGATTTATTATCACCTTTACGAAGCAATTCGTTTTGGAGATTTGTGGAGTCTGAGGGGGCAAATCACCGATACATGTCTTACATTGGAGCTGGTATTGCTTGCGGAGTGTTTAATCATCGTCCGATAGAGACGTTCAGATTAAGAGCATCCCCAACGAGCGGCTTGTTAATTTTGAACGGTATTGGATTTTACTACGCATATTTTAAACCTCAAAAAGGGATTGAAAGACAGTTCATCCCAAAAGACTTAACATTTGACGACTTTTATATTGAATGTTATGATAATGGAATGGGAAGAGCTTTCTGGTTTGTTAATGGGGGAAATCCTGATTTAATTGCAAACATGATTTTTGAGTTCTCCCCTGAGCGGCAAGGATCGATATGGGCCGGTGTGGGACTGGCAGCAACTTATGCAGGCGGCGTTGACAAAAATAAAATTGAAAAGTTAATAGCCTTGGCAGGTAAACACGCTCCCCGATTAGGAGAAGGTTCTGTTCTGGCAACACATACCAGAGACGTTGCAGGTAATAAACATGAATTGGATTTAACTGAGAGGTTGCTCACTGGGAAAAGCGCAGCAGAATGCCAGGAATTTGCGTGTAATGCAAACCAAAAATTAAATAACCAATCAACTATTAACGGAAAACACTCATTACAGGTATTCTTAGAAGAAATAAGAGAATGGGTAGCGCTCAACCAAGCGGCTATTATTAGTTAA
- a CDS encoding CRTAC1 family protein, with amino-acid sequence MNKSYFLPKILAIAVIAAIYGFVKPTTLAVTEKNEMIKQFSFDRTKLHVPDGEKVFVQKVHPQYEKISTWISSVGASSAFFDFTNSGLFDDLAYIDPRFNKLMITSVADKSPYLPFEYKVKDLYLDETMIFSGVLSHDFNEDGKQDLLVLFLGRSPMILYRTLDGFREVELLAERTKWNSTTGTIADFDGDGHMDVLIGNYFPDWSSLYDANSKDNNQTMQHGMSNASNGAKNRFLLWQGTENGNAIFVEDKDALSGLTNQDDWTLAVAACDINGDLLPELYVANDFGPDKLLLNKSEKGKVRFVQLFGKRHFTTLKSAALGHDSFKGMGAEFYDMNNDGFFDIYISNIADEFALQESHFVFVHDKDNEKMKKGIAPYENRSESLGLSRSSWGWDSRFADFNNDGIPEAIQATGFVKGKVNRWPQLQEAATLNDELLSNPKFWPVLQPGDDLSGDAHIPFFVKSKSGRYFDLAKEIGMGQNEITRGIGIVDANRDGLLDFVSVNQWEDSHFNLNRSKNQNDFLAVSLRLNFQEGNERIISNEGLINKSMPAIGAIARLKFKDGTEMIRVVDGGNGHSSRNSPEIHFGLGKSGTQNELYAVDFSWRDSKGQKRNAKMDLTKGWHTLYLNY; translated from the coding sequence ATGAATAAAAGCTATTTTTTGCCTAAAATCCTTGCTATAGCAGTAATTGCCGCTATTTATGGATTTGTTAAACCGACAACTCTTGCAGTTACTGAAAAAAATGAGATGATCAAGCAATTTTCGTTTGATAGGACAAAACTACATGTGCCAGATGGAGAAAAAGTGTTTGTCCAAAAGGTTCATCCTCAATATGAGAAAATTTCTACATGGATATCTTCTGTTGGTGCATCATCCGCATTTTTCGACTTTACCAATAGTGGATTATTCGACGATCTTGCTTATATAGACCCTAGATTTAATAAGTTGATGATTACTTCTGTCGCGGATAAATCACCTTATCTACCCTTTGAATATAAAGTAAAGGATCTTTATTTAGATGAGACTATGATTTTTTCAGGTGTTTTATCGCATGATTTTAATGAAGATGGAAAGCAAGATCTTCTCGTATTATTTTTGGGACGTTCGCCAATGATTCTTTATAGAACACTAGATGGATTTAGAGAAGTTGAACTACTAGCTGAACGTACAAAATGGAATAGTACCACCGGAACTATCGCTGATTTTGATGGAGACGGTCATATGGATGTTTTAATTGGTAATTATTTTCCTGATTGGTCATCTTTATATGATGCTAACTCAAAAGACAATAATCAGACTATGCAGCACGGAATGTCAAATGCATCAAATGGGGCAAAAAACCGCTTTTTACTATGGCAAGGAACAGAAAATGGTAATGCAATTTTTGTTGAAGACAAAGATGCACTATCAGGATTGACAAATCAAGATGACTGGACATTGGCAGTAGCTGCTTGCGATATTAATGGAGACCTCTTACCTGAGTTGTATGTTGCAAATGACTTCGGTCCAGACAAGCTTTTGTTGAATAAATCAGAAAAAGGAAAAGTGAGATTTGTCCAACTTTTTGGGAAGAGGCATTTTACTACCTTAAAATCAGCCGCTTTGGGTCATGATTCTTTCAAAGGCATGGGGGCTGAATTCTATGATATGAACAATGATGGTTTTTTTGATATCTATATAAGTAACATCGCAGATGAATTCGCATTGCAAGAGAGTCATTTCGTTTTTGTCCATGATAAGGATAACGAAAAAATGAAGAAAGGGATTGCTCCCTATGAAAATCGTAGCGAATCTTTGGGATTGTCCAGAAGCTCTTGGGGGTGGGATTCGAGATTTGCCGATTTTAACAACGACGGTATTCCCGAAGCTATTCAAGCAACTGGGTTTGTCAAAGGAAAAGTTAATAGATGGCCACAGCTGCAGGAGGCGGCAACTCTTAATGATGAGTTATTATCAAATCCAAAATTTTGGCCAGTACTTCAGCCTGGAGATGATCTTTCTGGTGATGCTCACATACCATTTTTCGTAAAGTCAAAGAGTGGTAGATATTTCGATCTTGCTAAGGAAATTGGCATGGGCCAAAATGAAATTACCCGAGGTATTGGTATAGTAGATGCTAATCGAGACGGATTGTTAGACTTTGTCTCTGTAAATCAATGGGAAGATTCCCATTTTAATTTGAATAGGTCAAAAAATCAAAATGATTTTCTTGCTGTTTCATTACGTCTAAATTTCCAAGAAGGAAATGAAAGAATAATCTCAAATGAAGGGCTTATAAATAAGTCGATGCCGGCTATAGGAGCTATTGCTAGGCTTAAGTTTAAAGATGGAACCGAGATGATTCGAGTTGTTGATGGGGGGAATGGTCATTCATCGAGAAATAGTCCAGAAATCCATTTTGGGCTGGGTAAAAGCGGCACACAGAATGAACTTTATGCCGTGGACTTTAGTTGGAGAGACTCAAAGGGGCAAAAACGAAATGCCAAAATGGATCTGACAAAAGGCTGGCATACATTATACTTAAATTATTAA
- a CDS encoding ABC transporter permease: MKEKQLLLPISSFAGFFAIWQILIYFNVFPEYALPSPATVLGRFKMEFSSFRIFNDIIVSLWRVAIGFSFSAILAIPLGLWIGENKKLKMAFIPFFNFFRFLSPLSWIPFAILWFHIGDKPAIFLIFLSTFFPLIISVISALATIPDIYFRVASEYTFKKKEVLYKITLPAIMPQLITSLRVCFGISWVVIIAAEMVGCQDGLGYGIWDARNGLSLDTAICYMIVIGLLGLVMDRAFVLIAKAKYLKWGYGNRYE, translated from the coding sequence ATGAAAGAAAAACAGCTATTACTTCCAATAAGTTCATTTGCCGGTTTTTTTGCAATATGGCAAATACTTATTTACTTTAACGTTTTCCCAGAATATGCACTTCCCTCGCCTGCAACAGTTCTCGGAAGATTCAAGATGGAGTTTTCCTCCTTCAGGATATTTAATGATATTATTGTATCTCTTTGGAGAGTTGCGATAGGATTCTCCTTTTCAGCAATTTTAGCCATACCTTTAGGACTATGGATTGGAGAAAATAAAAAGTTGAAGATGGCTTTTATTCCATTCTTTAATTTTTTTAGATTTTTATCTCCCCTATCTTGGATTCCCTTTGCCATCCTTTGGTTTCATATAGGAGATAAACCAGCAATTTTTCTAATTTTCCTTTCTACATTTTTTCCTTTAATAATTTCAGTTATATCCGCACTTGCTACAATCCCTGACATTTATTTCCGTGTCGCCTCAGAGTACACTTTCAAAAAGAAAGAGGTGTTGTATAAAATTACACTTCCAGCTATAATGCCTCAATTAATTACCTCTTTAAGAGTTTGCTTTGGAATCAGCTGGGTTGTAATTATTGCAGCTGAGATGGTCGGATGCCAAGATGGTTTGGGGTACGGAATATGGGACGCCAGGAACGGATTAAGCTTAGACACGGCAATATGCTATATGATTGTTATTGGATTATTGGGCTTAGTTATGGACAGAGCGTTTGTATTGATAGCTAAAGCAAAATATTTAAAATGGGGCTATGGTAACAGATATGAATAA
- a CDS encoding ABC transporter ATP-binding protein produces the protein MVTDMNKIRVQLSNVSLKYNEIETLINFNLQVIDGEFLVILGPSGCGKTSILNLISGYLTYSSGSVVKNGAVKTVFQQGSLFPWLTVSENIAIALKERKVTAENKEHLNQIIEMVNLGQFKEHYPHQLSGGMKQRAELARVLIGHSDILLMDEPFSSLDYLTRLGLRRDLLNLLQKRPKTVILVTHDIEEAVHLADRIIILSKHPSNILKEIRLNCKHPRKSTDPKMIDTVADIMEILGINN, from the coding sequence ATGGTAACAGATATGAATAAAATTCGAGTACAGCTTTCTAATGTATCACTAAAATACAATGAAATAGAAACTTTGATTAATTTCAATTTACAAGTTATTGATGGGGAATTTTTAGTTATACTTGGACCATCTGGCTGTGGAAAGACATCTATACTTAATCTAATTAGTGGATATTTAACCTATTCCTCTGGCTCGGTTGTAAAAAATGGGGCTGTGAAAACTGTGTTTCAACAAGGCAGTTTATTCCCTTGGTTAACGGTGTCTGAGAATATCGCTATAGCATTAAAGGAGAGGAAAGTTACTGCGGAAAACAAAGAACACCTAAATCAGATAATTGAGATGGTTAATTTGGGTCAATTTAAAGAACACTATCCTCATCAACTATCTGGCGGTATGAAACAAAGAGCTGAATTAGCAAGAGTTTTAATAGGTCATTCTGATATATTGTTGATGGACGAACCCTTTTCTTCTTTAGATTATCTGACTAGATTGGGGTTAAGAAGGGATCTACTCAATTTATTACAAAAGAGACCGAAGACGGTAATACTAGTCACTCATGATATTGAAGAAGCTGTGCATTTGGCAGATCGCATAATTATCCTATCGAAGCATCCAAGCAATATATTAAAAGAAATAAGGCTTAATTGCAAACATCCAAGAAAAAGTACTGACCCAAAAATGATTGATACAGTAGCAGACATTATGGAAATTCTGGGTATTAATAATTAG
- a CDS encoding ABC transporter substrate-binding protein: MKTKAIIWGIALLTILTILRFSTIMLSGKNLPSMGASEKNEVIKVGHLPVTCHLTCPVLDYTTETSNSTIRFKSTKFSDFPTIASAIQSKNLLATFMVAPLALKLKEDGVPIKICYLGHRDGSQLVVSKDSKYSNLKDLKGKKIAIPSMYSNQHFVLVELIQQLGMSKDDINFVALPPPDMPTSLASGAIDGFFVGEPFCAKAEMEKIGRVLYMASDIWPQFISCVLVVHEDLINSNPEAVKELVRGIAESGAWAETHRKEASQLASQYFKQDAKLLEYILTSRPQRVSYVRLKPTEEEVQKIYDIGLKIGLLKKKIPISSVLDTKFIPEQVLPADIKYSVKN; encoded by the coding sequence ATGAAAACAAAAGCTATAATATGGGGTATTGCCTTACTAACAATACTAACCATTCTAAGATTCTCTACTATTATGTTATCTGGCAAAAATTTACCATCTATGGGAGCTTCAGAAAAAAATGAAGTTATAAAAGTAGGTCACCTTCCAGTAACATGCCATTTAACTTGTCCTGTTTTGGATTATACCACGGAAACATCAAATTCTACCATAAGATTCAAATCCACAAAATTCTCAGATTTTCCAACAATCGCAAGCGCAATTCAAAGCAAGAATCTATTAGCTACCTTTATGGTTGCGCCGCTTGCGTTAAAATTAAAGGAAGATGGAGTGCCCATTAAGATATGCTATCTAGGACACAGAGATGGCTCGCAACTTGTAGTAAGTAAAGATTCAAAGTACTCAAATTTAAAGGATTTAAAAGGAAAAAAAATAGCGATTCCAAGTATGTATAGTAATCAACACTTTGTTTTAGTTGAGTTAATCCAGCAATTAGGTATGTCTAAAGACGATATTAATTTCGTGGCGTTACCTCCTCCCGATATGCCGACATCTTTAGCATCAGGCGCAATTGATGGTTTTTTTGTTGGCGAACCTTTTTGTGCAAAGGCGGAGATGGAAAAGATAGGTAGAGTACTATACATGGCAAGCGATATATGGCCACAATTTATATCGTGCGTATTAGTTGTTCACGAAGATTTAATAAATAGCAATCCGGAGGCTGTCAAGGAATTGGTAAGGGGAATTGCTGAATCTGGTGCTTGGGCAGAAACCCATCGGAAAGAAGCTTCTCAATTAGCTTCTCAATACTTTAAACAAGACGCTAAACTTTTAGAATATATATTAACATCCCGTCCTCAAAGAGTAAGTTATGTAAGGTTAAAACCCACAGAAGAAGAAGTACAAAAAATTTACGATATAGGACTTAAAATAGGTTTATTAAAAAAGAAAATTCCAATTTCAAGTGTATTAGACACCAAATTTATTCCAGAACAAGTTTTACCAGCTGATATAAAATATTCAGTAAAAAACTAA
- a CDS encoding integrase core domain-containing protein, translating to MTDAYSRKIIGYCPHPQLTAQGATKALQMALKKKPTLNILIQHWDRGMQYCSFDYILRLKKAGVKISMTEIGDTYENAIAERINGILKTEFKLKRVSSSRSEALLEVTKSIESYNHLRPHMSCDFLAPAVAHITDVPLIKRWKNCRKKYKSLQKNN from the coding sequence ATAACTGATGCATACTCGAGAAAAATTATCGGCTATTGCCCTCATCCCCAGCTGACTGCTCAAGGGGCAACTAAAGCTCTGCAAATGGCACTGAAGAAAAAACCGACTCTCAATATTCTCATTCAACATTGGGATCGAGGTATGCAGTACTGTTCCTTCGACTATATACTAAGGTTGAAAAAAGCGGGTGTAAAAATCAGCATGACAGAAATCGGAGATACCTATGAAAACGCTATTGCAGAAAGAATTAATGGTATATTAAAAACAGAATTTAAACTCAAAAGGGTATCTTCTTCAAGGAGTGAAGCCTTGTTGGAAGTGACTAAAAGTATAGAATCATATAATCATTTGCGTCCGCATATGAGTTGTGATTTTCTAGCACCTGCGGTAGCACATATAACAGATGTACCATTAATTAAGCGTTGGAAAAACTGTAGGAAAAAATACAAAAGTTTACAAAAAAACAATTAA
- a CDS encoding RNA polymerase sigma factor, with the protein MSELLIASLKQGDHFAMEQIFNLYWEAIFDAAFKKIGDENIAQDITQEIFISLWENREQVIISGGLAAYLHGAVKFKVINHFRSTTVKDGRKAELASLMKQQYADSADDPLILKDAQQKVEEALTQLPERMRLVVTMRRKQEKSIKEIASELDVSVQTVKNQITSAMKLLKKSLS; encoded by the coding sequence GTGAGCGAATTATTAATAGCATCATTGAAGCAGGGTGATCACTTTGCCATGGAACAGATTTTTAATCTGTATTGGGAAGCCATATTTGATGCAGCTTTTAAGAAAATAGGTGACGAAAATATTGCTCAGGACATTACCCAGGAAATCTTCATTTCGCTGTGGGAAAATCGCGAACAGGTCATCATATCTGGCGGTTTGGCAGCCTACCTACATGGTGCAGTGAAATTTAAAGTCATCAACCATTTTCGGAGTACAACGGTTAAAGATGGTCGTAAAGCCGAATTAGCATCTTTAATGAAGCAGCAATATGCAGATTCAGCGGATGACCCGCTGATCCTTAAAGATGCACAGCAAAAAGTTGAAGAAGCTTTAACGCAACTTCCTGAACGTATGCGACTGGTCGTTACCATGCGCCGAAAGCAAGAAAAATCGATCAAAGAAATTGCCAGCGAGCTGGATGTCTCCGTACAAACTGTCAAGAACCAAATTACCTCGGCGATGAAACTTCTCAAAAAAAGCCTTTCTTAG
- a CDS encoding FecR family protein — protein sequence MMEEKAKQLLQKYLNGEANDNEIKQIEDWYARLDNADKKIPQERKAALREQLLTNIQSGISKKESKRPSRLYSPVFKIAAAILMIAFIGLLYWKVNNQPITASAQIVTTTLAGEHKKIVLADGSEIILEPSSKISYPSKFKGNIREIVLTEGEAFFDIAHDEKHPFQVQLASKLAVKVLGTSFRIKAYQASDQVEVTVATGKVAVEQNDKILGILTKNQSLRYDKETKQSSRNLVEKNTAVAIAFDGTPLKEVVERLEYVYNIEIILKDTSLSPLKTTATFNSTQNPAEILDIICSLHHLKYSTIEKDKIFKVHK from the coding sequence ATGATGGAAGAAAAAGCAAAGCAGCTACTGCAAAAATATTTAAACGGCGAGGCTAACGACAATGAAATCAAACAAATTGAGGATTGGTATGCTCGACTGGATAATGCGGACAAAAAAATCCCACAGGAACGCAAAGCTGCGCTGCGCGAACAATTATTGACCAATATCCAGTCCGGTATTTCAAAAAAGGAAAGTAAACGACCTTCCCGGCTGTATTCACCTGTATTCAAAATAGCAGCCGCTATTTTAATGATTGCTTTCATAGGACTTCTTTATTGGAAAGTAAATAATCAACCTATCACAGCATCTGCGCAGATCGTCACAACAACCCTTGCAGGGGAACATAAAAAGATTGTCTTGGCAGATGGTTCGGAAATTATCCTCGAACCATCTTCAAAAATCAGCTATCCAAGTAAATTCAAGGGCAATATCCGTGAAATAGTGCTTACTGAGGGGGAAGCCTTCTTTGACATTGCCCACGACGAGAAGCATCCATTTCAGGTACAGCTTGCATCGAAGCTAGCAGTTAAAGTATTAGGAACCTCTTTTCGGATAAAAGCTTATCAGGCTTCCGATCAAGTCGAAGTCACCGTCGCTACGGGTAAGGTTGCTGTGGAGCAAAATGATAAGATCCTCGGCATATTAACCAAAAACCAAAGTCTACGCTACGATAAAGAGACCAAACAATCATCGCGCAACCTAGTAGAAAAAAATACAGCCGTAGCCATTGCGTTTGATGGAACACCACTTAAGGAGGTGGTAGAAAGACTGGAATATGTCTACAACATCGAAATTATCTTAAAAGACACTTCACTTTCGCCTTTAAAAACAACAGCCACATTCAATAGCACACAAAATCCGGCAGAAATACTGGATATCATCTGCAGCCTACATCACCTCAAGTACAGTACGATTGAAAAGGATAAAATATTTAAAGTCCACAAATAA
- a CDS encoding SusC/RagA family TonB-linked outer membrane protein produces the protein MKTPAFKREFSFYRIMKYPCIAFSITSVFCSSLMASPSMAQRLDKSSVNINISKGEKLDVILHKIERLSGLHFVYNPDLLQERNTVLSGNFKTEPVRSLLNKLGISAVEKEDYVILNTQSNIKADRIVTGFVRDTLGAAIAGVSVKVVGTQVGTTTDIKGAFRIEAGQQAVLSFSMVGFHSKEVAIGENEVINVTLSEERSTLSEVVVVGYGTQKKETLTGAVSLVSLDKLSSRSVNSVGEVLAGKSPGVIVTNEGGDPTASPRINIRGAGGINGESVLYVIDGSIFLGTPQLNPNDIESISVLKDASAAIYGARASGGVVLITTKKGKKGQMQISVDAKLGQQSAWRKLQPLNAEQRAQVAATAAKNGGTTILPAFDPTKYPEGLVTKTNWMDEVFRNATLQDYNAAINGGSEKSNFYLSFNYRNAEGIVLNTKTKRYNFRINSEHQLTPWLKVGENLSYSSTNGNGANTSSDYTGALLSAIYYPTNGTPYNADGSFAGLPGPFPGDYGDIINPVAELMRIDINNPINVLVVNPYASIQLAKGLTFRSNLSITKSNARYKSFTPRRPEIGKPVLSNSLVERADDANDILAEQVLNYKTSFDKHQLDLTGGYTFQKTKSTSLYASGSGFDDESKQYRYLGNANTSQPSESGLNATAISSLFLRANYSYNDKYLLSLIGRRDGSSMLTKENRFKNYASASAGWVISKEEFLKSATWLDQLKLRGSYGILGNLASLSPAAVNPLLAITQSYFGQTPTLQKGYVQTILANKNLTWAESKQTNIGLDLGIFNHFNLVADYFIKETNKMILTRSLPGTAGLNSQTINAGLVNDRGIELGLTYNSSKNADFSYSINATLTKLNNKVKELDAGLSTIAVPTNFRNELAPLSITVGQPLYSYYVLKTDGIFQSQAEADNYKNANGQKIQPNAKAGDFKFVDIDGNGSIGSEDRYFAGSAYPDFSYGLSFNANYKDFDFNIFAQGVQGNKLFNAIKRTTYSASGPSYNKLTGILDAWSPENPNGKVPIISTSDANGNFNASDFYIENGSYLRIRNVTLGYTLPKSIANKFKMGNVRVYATANNLFTITKYTGFDPEIGMDNNGLDVGRYPQARSFIVGLNVNF, from the coding sequence ATGAAAACACCTGCATTCAAAAGAGAATTCTCTTTTTATCGGATCATGAAGTATCCCTGCATCGCATTTTCGATTACTTCGGTATTCTGCAGTTCATTGATGGCCTCCCCAAGCATGGCCCAACGTTTGGACAAAAGCAGCGTAAACATCAACATAAGCAAGGGCGAAAAACTCGATGTGATCCTTCACAAAATCGAGCGTCTCTCGGGTCTTCACTTTGTTTACAATCCCGATCTATTGCAAGAACGTAACACAGTCTTAAGCGGCAATTTTAAAACCGAACCCGTTCGTTCTCTCCTGAATAAACTTGGAATCAGTGCGGTGGAAAAAGAGGACTATGTGATCCTGAACACGCAATCGAATATTAAGGCAGATCGTATCGTTACAGGTTTTGTAAGAGATACACTGGGAGCTGCCATCGCAGGTGTATCTGTAAAAGTAGTGGGTACGCAGGTTGGGACCACAACAGATATAAAAGGTGCATTCCGAATCGAAGCAGGACAGCAAGCTGTACTTTCCTTTTCGATGGTCGGATTCCATTCCAAGGAAGTCGCAATTGGCGAAAATGAAGTTATTAATGTAACGCTAAGCGAAGAACGTTCGACCTTATCCGAAGTTGTTGTCGTAGGCTATGGAACGCAGAAAAAAGAGACATTAACAGGTGCTGTCAGCTTGGTATCACTCGATAAATTATCGTCCAGATCTGTTAACAGTGTTGGCGAAGTATTGGCCGGTAAATCGCCAGGTGTTATTGTTACGAATGAAGGTGGTGACCCAACTGCTTCACCCCGTATCAATATCCGCGGTGCTGGTGGTATCAATGGTGAAAGTGTACTCTATGTTATTGATGGTTCCATTTTCCTAGGCACCCCACAGCTCAATCCGAACGATATCGAATCCATTTCGGTCCTCAAAGATGCATCGGCAGCAATCTATGGAGCGAGAGCTTCTGGTGGTGTGGTATTGATCACCACTAAAAAAGGGAAAAAAGGACAGATGCAAATTAGCGTTGATGCCAAGTTAGGGCAACAAAGTGCTTGGCGAAAATTACAGCCGCTAAATGCCGAACAACGGGCACAAGTGGCTGCAACAGCGGCCAAAAATGGCGGAACGACCATCCTACCTGCTTTTGATCCGACCAAATATCCCGAGGGCCTAGTGACCAAAACAAACTGGATGGATGAAGTTTTTAGAAATGCGACACTACAGGATTACAATGCTGCAATTAATGGCGGTAGCGAAAAGTCTAACTTTTACCTGAGTTTTAATTACCGCAACGCCGAGGGTATTGTATTGAATACCAAAACCAAACGCTATAATTTCCGGATAAATTCAGAACATCAACTTACGCCTTGGTTGAAAGTTGGTGAAAACTTATCCTACAGCAGTACCAATGGAAATGGCGCGAACACCAGCAGCGACTATACAGGAGCGTTATTGTCTGCCATCTATTATCCAACCAATGGAACTCCTTACAATGCCGATGGGAGCTTTGCTGGTCTACCGGGTCCTTTCCCGGGCGATTACGGTGATATCATTAATCCTGTTGCCGAACTCATGCGCATCGACATCAACAATCCCATCAATGTTCTTGTTGTCAACCCTTATGCGAGCATCCAATTGGCAAAAGGCCTAACATTCAGATCCAACTTAAGTATTACTAAATCAAATGCTCGATACAAAAGTTTTACACCACGACGTCCTGAAATAGGTAAACCGGTTTTGAGCAATAGTCTAGTTGAACGAGCAGATGATGCAAATGATATTCTTGCAGAACAAGTTTTAAATTACAAAACGTCATTTGACAAACATCAACTTGACCTCACCGGCGGATATACCTTTCAAAAGACAAAAAGTACCAGCCTATACGCTTCAGGATCCGGATTTGATGATGAATCTAAACAATACCGCTATTTAGGAAATGCCAATACCTCCCAACCTTCGGAAAGCGGATTGAATGCCACAGCAATATCCTCGCTATTCTTACGAGCAAACTACAGTTATAACGACAAGTATTTACTATCGTTGATTGGTAGACGAGATGGTTCATCCATGTTGACAAAAGAAAATAGATTTAAAAACTACGCTTCTGCATCAGCAGGATGGGTGATCAGCAAAGAAGAGTTTTTAAAATCAGCAACTTGGTTAGATCAATTAAAATTACGCGGTAGTTATGGTATTTTAGGTAATCTTGCCAGCCTGTCGCCGGCGGCTGTAAACCCGCTACTCGCCATTACCCAAAGCTATTTTGGTCAAACACCCACCTTACAAAAAGGATATGTTCAAACTATTCTAGCGAACAAGAATCTGACTTGGGCTGAAAGTAAACAGACGAATATAGGTTTAGATCTGGGAATCTTCAACCATTTTAACTTGGTAGCCGATTACTTTATTAAAGAAACAAATAAAATGATCTTGACGAGATCGCTTCCAGGCACAGCGGGCCTAAATAGTCAAACGATCAACGCGGGTTTAGTCAATGACAGGGGAATTGAGCTGGGATTGACGTACAATAGCTCAAAAAACGCTGACTTTAGCTATTCCATCAATGCGACCTTGACCAAATTGAACAATAAAGTTAAAGAATTGGATGCGGGTTTATCCACAATAGCGGTGCCTACAAATTTCAGGAATGAATTGGCTCCGCTCTCTATTACCGTCGGTCAACCGCTCTACAGCTACTATGTGCTCAAAACAGATGGTATCTTCCAGAGCCAGGCCGAAGCTGATAATTACAAAAATGCCAATGGACAAAAAATTCAGCCGAATGCAAAAGCAGGTGATTTTAAATTTGTAGACATCGATGGCAATGGTTCAATCGGCTCTGAAGATCGTTATTTTGCGGGCAGTGCATACCCGGATTTCTCCTATGGATTGAGCTTTAATGCAAATTATAAGGATTTTGATTTCAATATTTTTGCTCAGGGCGTTCAAGGCAACAAGCTTTTCAACGCGATCAAAAGAACAACATATAGTGCAAGTGGCCCTTCTTACAATAAGTTAACGGGTATTTTGGACGCTTGGTCTCCAGAAAATCCAAATGGTAAAGTGCCCATCATCTCCACTTCAGATGCAAATGGCAATTTCAATGCGTCCGATTTTTACATCGAAAATGGTTCTTACCTCCGCATTCGTAACGTTACACTAGGCTATACCTTACCAAAATCAATTGCGAACAAATTTAAGATGGGCAACGTACGCGTTTATGCAACGGCCAACAACCTATTTACGATTACGAAATATACAGGTTTTGACCCCGAAATTGGAATGGATAACAATGGTCTTGACGTGGGACGTTACCCACAAGCCAGAAGCTTTATTGTTGGTTTAAATGTCAATTTTTAA